tgAGAAATCCTGATCAAAGTGAAGTCCGctaagttcatttttaaatctactTTATTTGAATCAAGTACTATACTGAATCAGTGgatataaaatatttggcaCATCTGAGTTGGATCTGTGTTAGACTGTCTCCTTTTGCTActcattaattattttcatcagcTTTAGAACTGCCCTTGCAGTTCAGCAAAATAGATCAAGAATGAGCATTCTTATGTTATTTGATGAGCTGCAAGTGTATGCAATATAAGCTGCATATTTCTAGCAACTACTACTTTGTAGTATTTCTAGCATCCTTAGTGATATAGAAATCGGGTTATATTGCACCCATACATTTGATCATTTGGTTGTCAAAATATGCAAGGTTAAGTGTTTCACAGCTCTCTAGGTAGTTGTTTTACGTACAGAAAACACAAGCTAAACAATCCCTTTTAAGCTGGGAAACTTAGCTTGAAGTTGATATTACCAATAAAAATCATCTTCCAAAATTTTTAGACTTCAGGACTTCCATGCTAAAAACTTcgatttttttcccctggtgaAATTCTTTATGCGGCCTCCAGAGGTCTCCTTTACGATATTTGATACTTATAAAGCAGTAACTGCATATTGGTCatgataattattatttttaacttccaaAATCAGTTCTTAACTTGAGAACTTTAATGATTGTTGTAGTCAAATAAGTagctttctctgtctttttttttttttttgcttgtttgttttttaccatactgtaatttgtattttttgagttaaatattttatgtaagaGCATTTTGGCTTTCCCAGGTGGTTCTTAATGctcaagcaaaaatgaaaacctgaaatatGGTAATAAAGGTGAAATTGGTATTCAAAAGATTCTGCTGGCTCTAAAGCTGGGGAGCTTTGTCtacaaaatgaatttcttgGTGATAAAGAACATTGCCAGCCCCCTTGGCAAAAGTCTTTTCATCAAGCTTTCAGTGTCTTGTTGACCATATATGTGTTAGCATCTTTACCTAGTGGGAATTTTTGTGGGAGGAACAGggagtatatttttcttttaaaagtacatgGTCATTTATATCTGAGGTTAGAGAGTTCTTTGAAGCAGCTGGCCTTGCTTTTTGATAAGATCGAAGGTGTTCAGTCTGTCCCTCTGTATGCAAACTTAAAGGAACCAGGACTCATCATTTACAGACAAAAGCAAGATAACTTCTGAAGGCAGCATGTAGCAAAATGTACTTTTCTAGTATATTTTAAGTAATTGattcagttttttaaaatataaacttagAAATAAacactggttttcttttcttcctcattttatttctcattttgcagTAGTGTGATACACAATCAGACATTTCTCTACCATTCATGTACTTACATCTATATTTACCACTGTGGAGTCTGATTGTAAAGGCTTTTTGCAGCATCATCCCTTACCCTCAACTATTCCCACCCTTGTGATGTCTGTGAACAACTTTTGTACTAAGGATTTTTCCTACCTATTACATCTCTAAACAGTGAATGGTAACAGCTTTATAgtgctttctctgttttcttggaATCCCTCGCTAGGCAACCCTCAGTAATTAGGAATTTGTGTAAGGGATGGAACAAAGGCTGGCAAAAGATTCCCAGCCCTACAGAGAATAtgttgaaaatttattttggattgCTAGAATATTATCagtggtttctttttctgtgtacGCTTTATTTGTACTGTTGTACTGTGTACAACTCTTTCCTGTCCCCCAGATTCTATATGCACTTTCAGAGAAAGCATAAAACTAAGGTGTCTGTACGTGAATTTTCCATTTTGGGGAATAATAATGGCTCTTGCTTATTCATCAGTGATGTAAGTTGCACTACTCTCTTATGCTTTCATTGACTGATGTTGTGAAAGTTGTTCAATTAAAGTTTTCCATGTTGGGTTATAAGTGGTAATTCCGTTCCCTtgtgaaaaataacagtttgCAGGCTAAAAGGGTAATAACAGTGAATTTCAACGTAGAAACCAAAGTTGGTTACTCAAACCAGGTACATTTGGATACACTTATAATTCGAGTTATAAACTAGTTTCTGGGAAACACTTTTGTTTCTTGgcttatttttcccatttattttaaggaatatatatatgagaATGTAGCTATTAATACATTTGTCAAATCTAAAAAGTATAAAAGTGACTAGCTGGCATGTATGCtttatatgcattttctttatatgtGTAATCAGTATTTCTTCTAATGACAAATATGAACTCCTTTTTACATGTTAAAAAGGTGACATTTTTGTTTACTGGCTGAAATTTGGGTATTTCTAATTTtgaataaagaaggaaaatgaagttcaTACGGATTATATGGAAACGCGTTGAGTTAGCCTGTATTTACTGAAAGAAGAACATTACTGAAGGAATAGTCCCAGAGTTTTCTATTATATATAAGTGAATCTATAAATTGGCACAAACTGACTGTCTTGCAATTTGTAGCAGTGCTTATGTCTTACAGAAATGCCACTGAAACCTGCATGCTATTCAGAGGTTATAATGTGTATTGTACAAATGCAGCATCACAATTGTGTTTGCTGCTatgaagcaaagggaaaaaaaaaaaaaaaaaaaaaaaaagtgggatcTGAATTACTTAGCAAGtctctttttgtatttgtgatGCTCTGCAGGcataaacaaaaagatttttagttGAAATTCATCTGAAGACTCAACTGATTACTTTAAGTTGGCCCTCATACCACTAAGGTAGCGTTGCTAAGACAAGAAGGAACAAACACTACAACACTACTGAAGTGACTAATTATATGGTCACTTGAAATTTCACGGTGTAATTTTCGGCAGACCTCTCAAGAGCTTTAGGCTGTTTGCTCTTCAGTAATGTCAGTTTGCAGCACCCGACATTTTGCCCTCAGAAGTTGGGAAAACTGatttcagaataataataataagtattaAAACATAGCAAAAGTACCTGCCTTTGCTTTTGGTGCAGTAGTCATTGTTTCCTATATGACAGTACTGTCTAGTTTCACATCTCTTTCTGAGCCAGTCTAAAGCCATCAGACCTTTAACATCTTGAAGCACTAATTTACACAGTCGTGGAAATCTAAAATGAAGTAGTTTCActtgtttgttggttgttttgttttgtttctgttcttccaaCTTCTGCTCTCTTAATATTAGGACTCAAAAGAGCATATAGGTCTTCACATTTCCCCTCTTCCATGCCATACCTGGTATTATAAACTTATTGTGCCctctttcaggttttctttctgagcCGAAGAGttgatttatttaatgtattctgCATAGAATCTGTATCGTATAAATTATACGATACCACAATGATGACTTCTCAGTTTTTTGCTCCTAATTTTAGCAATGTTTTTGCTGTGTTATTGCTGTTGTACAGAGAGTTGAtgtcttgctctttttttaGGGTTGGATACCCTGAATAATCATGTATTTATTGTTTGAAAACTTTGTCACCTCCTTACTGTCGCTCATTCCAGATTGTATCTAACATATTTGTAAATTTATCCATTTGCATATTCTTGATGAAtgtcacaaaggaaaaagctatctactttttaagctttatttccaaatttcaaTGAGTTCCAAAGCAAGAATTGACATCTAACAAACTAGGTTTCTTTTGAACCTTTAGTAAGTGATTTTGCTAGAGTCCACTTACACTCTATCACCTTTATCCCAGTGTTTCTCAGCTCCTCAGAGAGCTCCTCTGCTAGCTCCTCTCTAAAAGCACGTTTTTAACTGATTTTCTGGTGCATGACTTCCATCAAACAAATCTCTTCACTTTTCCCTGGGTATCTTATACACCTATGTTTGACAAATTTTAATTGTAGTTGCTATGGTTTTGCCCAGAACAAACAACTAAACTATAGCTCCTGAAATCTCTCCTCTGGAAGAAAATACTTAATAGCTTTCACtgttaaaaaagttaaaaacaagcCTTCATAATAGTATTCACATCATGGACCAGAATCATGAACTTGCTCTACAGGACTGACATTTTCCTGTTACCTTTTCATGTACTGCTTACAAAATAAGGTTATAGTAACCAAGTAAATGTTACATTATTTACCAAAGCGTCTCCagaatactattttttttcagtagtgcAGTGTCCATGAATTGCAATCCTTTTGATCAAAATTCTGGTTTAAATAGAACACTCTTGAAGATTAAGAAACcctgccattttttttgtaaatatgtatatgtgtgtgtaaatataaaataaagcacacgATCTAGTCATTGTTCTTGAGTTAACCTGTTTACATCCACTTCAACCAAATGTTGTGGTTTCACCCAGCAGACAGCTTACCCCACATAACCACTTACACACTCCCCcgcagcaggttgagggagagAACTGGGAAGGTAAAAGAGCGagaacttgtgggttgagatatAGACAGTTTaactgggcaaaaaaaaagctgcacaagcaaaccaaagcaaaggattcattcactgcttcccattggcaggcagaTGTTTAGCCACttacaggaaagcagggctcttCATGTGCAGCTGTTCCTTGGAAGACAAATGCCACCACTCCAAACAtcccctcttctccttcttttcccaCCGTTTTATTGTTCAACATGATGCCACATGGGGTGGGACATCCCTTTGAccagtttgggccagctgtccctgctgtgtcccctcccagctccttgggcacccccagcctccttgctggcagggcagcgtgAGAAGCcaaaaagtccttggctctgtgcaaatgctgctctgcaacagctgaaACATCAGGGagttatcagcattattctcatcctaaattcaaaacatagcaccatgCCAGCTgctatttaagaaaattaactctatcctagccaaaaccaggacaccaaaactgaagtaaaatcacataaaaattaaaccacAATTATATCTAGGAGAGgtgaattatgttttctttgttcagtaAGAGTTTTATGAGTAGCTTCTATAAAATCAGAATATTGTACAAGATtagtaaaaaaaatgcaagttttgaCATAGATTAGGTATAAGAAGTCACACGATCCACCAGATAAGTTACTGATAGTCATATTAAAATCAATATCAAAATCAACCTGAGCAATATTGCTTGTTTGACATAATATATCCTGATTTTGTAGAGCTACTATCTGGTATCTGATCTGTTCACCCTTCTGGCCTCCCATGCTAGACATTTAAATTGTTCTCTGTATAGGTGCCTCTTTGCGTGTCTTTGTGTCTAACAACCACCTTTAGCCCTCTTTTATTCTATACAACTTTACAGTTTGAAATTCTAAACAGGTAGGTAGACTAGTTGACTGACCTTGAGTAAAGGTCAAAGCTGATGCTTCCAATGTGCAGGAGAgctactttatatatatatatatatatatataatttatatttatatatatgttatttataATTACATATACATTCTGCTCTATATGCTCAATTTGGTGAGCATTTTCCATGTTGAAATACTCTGGGTAGCTGAAGCCACCAAATTTGTTGATCAGAATAAGAAGGAAATCTTAGCTAACTGAAAAGACCAGtatgttttctctccttcatgaatttctaattttcttaaCCATTGTTACTTTTCCTCAAGTATTCACCCTCGacattcattaaaatgttgaaaatataataaaatgtttagGAGGCTTGTATATTTTAACTTTGATATTTAATAAAGTGTGCCTTCTATTATTATAACTGAATTAGTGGCAGTCATGTTCTTCACCTCATGTTTAAGCCACATATGTTGCTAAATTCTTAAGtattttcatgcaaaaaatagttctgtaaaATGCTGATCTCTTTGAAGCCTATTAAAATCGAGAAGTACATAAAACCTTTAATGATTCGTATAGCTCTTTTGAAGAGGACACATTACTTTTACAAAATTCATCTGCTGTTTACATACACAAATTGGTAATATTTATGTCTATACAGGCTCAAACAACTTTGTAGAAATCTCCTCAAAGAGTTAGTGTTCTATATTAGTCCCACAGAAGGTGTCTGAGATAACTTTTAAGGAcgtttcctgttttgttttcttggataAACAAGCGTGAAGTACTTCAGAAAAGTCACTTCTCATTTTCACAAACAGAAGTAAGACTTCTCGTTTTTTAACAGGAAGAATGAGGCAGGATTAGTAGCCATACAGTATTGCATTTGGTGCATCTTGAGTTGATGTCCTAGAGTGACAAAGAGAGAAGCTGTTACCCATTTACTTAATCAGATCAAACTTCTTCTTAACAGAACTTGAGTGGGGAGTGGTAGTAGAAAATCGCTCTTGTGTGTATTGtccaagttttatttctgaagtactttCCAGAGTTATGCTTGAATCTCCATGAATTTTTCTACAAATAAGTTGGAATACAGTCTTACGGACACTTCTGGACATCAGGAAATACATAACTGGGTCTAAGCAGCtgttaaaagatgaaaatatgagCATCACCTCATTGCTTTTGTGAATGATTCCCTTCCAATAACAAAGTGGATTTTGTAACTGTGATGTAATGTAGACAAATCGGAAGATGTGGTATGGAACAAAACAGATGGTGAAAATAATTAGTACAATAAAGGAGTTCCTTGCTGTTTGGGTATATTTTGCTGCATTGGGAAAATTAGATCTTCTTCTtgagattttcagaagattCTTGGCAATTTTAACATATGAAagtatcaaaaggaaaaaaactgtccAGAAGATTATGacaataatgtaatttaaaactgCTTCTGTCAttgcattctttttatttcGGTAATGAAAGCACTTAGTAGAATTTCTGACCTCACTCTTAAAGAAAGATGGTGCGACTACTACTAGAAATCCTGTTAGTGCAAGTGCCCACACACcacaacaaatatatatactttgGGTAGCAGTTAGCATTTTAGGACGCTTTATAGACTTAGTTATTTTTACATAACGATCTAGACTAATTAGTCCCAACAGTACTATGCTAATGTACATGTTCATGTAAAATAGAGTTCCTACAATCTTGCATAAAATGTGTCCAAACATCCAGGTGTTATTGTTAACATGGTACAATATTCGGAAGGGAAGACAGAAGATCAGCAGAAGGTCTGCAATGGCCACATTTAGCAAGTAAACTTGGATGGAATTCCTCTTCTGGTGAATgcacaggaaagcaaacaggGCTATAACATTTCCGGCCAATCCAACGACAAAAATAACAGAGTAAAAAAGTATTAAAGCAAATGACAACGCATCATCTTCTAAGAAACAGCTGGCATTGTTTTGAATTTCGGAGGCGTTTGTGGCTAGGTGGGTATGGTTACTCCAGAAGGCTTTCTTGTTTGGAAGAATGGTCAGTAATTCAGCTGAAGCTGTAGCCATCATTTATGAGGATTTTCTTAGCTGGTCTGTAAGgatgcaaagagaaaatctaAGAATTAAATCATCATGGGATCCCTTTTGTgtctttgcttgctttgttgCATACAAAGTCATTGTATATACATAGTCTTATAAATAAGAcaataagtaaataaagtaaatgcaCGTAATTGTACCCAAGTAGAAGAAGGACTTTCAGGCAAATACCATGATATAATGTAATTCTAGAAGAATTAGttccctgtttttcttcatgcaaagTGAGCGAGAACAGATGGTACAGAGTACTCACACAGATCTCTATTCTTATCATTACATTGTTATTACTatcttaaattgttttaaaatcaactattatattttgctgaaaaaaaaaatagaaatttacatttttttgtttgatctGTAAGTACAAATCAAATACTTTTTAAGTTctcatgttatttttgtttttttttctgacactgataaaaaaattaagatgcaATGAAGTACTGGATGAAGTACAAGATGCACTGAAGTACTGCACAGCTAAGTACTGTCAGTTTGataaaaagtacataaaaatatattaattctaAGCACTATTGATTTTAGGTAAGTACCCAGTGTCTTGCTTGTTAGTCACTGGTTTTCATTCAGAAGAGCAATTGCCATTTGATAATTATTTGGCCATGTAATCTGTTGTAACACTGTGAGTCAGCACTGTTACGTTAGCTTCTTTTAATAACTCCTATTTTcatgtaaatgcattttttccttttgttgcgAGTTCATAAATCAAGATTGTGCAAGGAAACTAATTTTAGCTTGAAAACTACATTATGCACTAACAGATTGTTTTCACATCTATCCttattttcataaagtttttaatttcactgagcTTATTTTTCAGCAGGAAGGTACAATCTAGAAgataaaaatcagctttgaccaaagaaagaaaactccctccaaaaaaaaaaaaaaaaaaaagtggttagCACAGCAGAATAGCAAAGAACTGTTTAGAGACTTATGACtgattattaataatataaaatatttccttgattTATATGCCACAGTGGTAAAAATTTGGTGTTTGCAGAAGCAAGCTTCTGTTCTCTTAGTCTCAAAAGAACTGCAGaattgtttttggttttctgagcAGATGTCTCcaacaacagaaggaaaaaaaaaaaaaaaaagcattctttaCCATatacacaaatttaaaatagtttttcatttgcatggttggtcttaaaaatgcaaatttgcattttaatgtgtGATATAGCTATGGCAGCATTTTAGGCAAAATGCATAGTAAAAGCTGATGTACATACAGAATCTGAATTATTGAGaagacagtaaaatattttattatttcatgttgGCTGATcttaaaattgcattaaataTGGGCAATATGTTGGCAGTTTTAAAACTGCTGCTGTCTTTTCATATTTCCATTTAGTAAGGTATGGTCTAGAAGTAATTTTGAAAGTTGTATCtggttaaaaaaatgcagtaccTTCAAATACGTGCTGAAAtctatatattgttttaaaatcttatgTCTGTTGCTTATctgtaaaaatgtttcacatCATGAATTGCATAGTTAGTTTACATCTTTTAGCTGAatgagagatggaaaaaagcAATTACACTGCAGATACATTAGAAACATAAGCAGGCATGCACGCCAGCTTTAATTACAGATAAATTACAGGTCTGAAGGCTGATAGTGCCTTTGTAATTAAGAGACATTGCAATAGTAATTTGTTTTAGTGTATCTGAAGCATAAAAGAAGCCACTTACCATTTGTGTTTTAAGAACTTCTGCTGATTTTGAAAACCACTGCTGAAGACAGGGAGGAGTAGCATGCATGTCCTCTTATTAGAAAGCCAGAGTACCAGCTTCTCTATGAAAGTATGAAAATCAGCTGACACAGTGCAATTAGCAACAAGGGGAAGTTTTAACTAGTGTTGcaactgttgtgttttttgaagGTATTTTTAACTAGCAAAACTCAGTTTATTGAAAAGATTGATTTTGCTGTTAATTTGGGCTTTGCTGGGAGAGCTTCTATCTTAAAGTTTTCTCTGAATTGGagatttagatattttttttcagagaaactttATTTCTGGTGACTAATGCCAGTGTCTTCCTTTTTGGAAAGCCATTATGTTGGTACAGCATGAAAATAGTATTGCTTCTTAAAGTTGTATGTGTAAGGTAAAGAGAAATCAACACCACAGTGAAGTGGCATGTTTTCCTGTATTGGTCTAGATCTCATCCATCTACCTTCCCCCTTGCTTGGAGTGAGAAATttgaagttgattttttttcactcataGTGTCAGTGATGATAGAATGTGAAAGTGTGCAGCTTCACAGTTTCAATAAggcagaagtgaaataaaatacttggaGATAATACCACCTGGtaatactattttaaatagGATGTAAGGGATTGAACATCACACTTATAaattgcaaatttaaaaattggTTCTAGGAGTACTATTAACATAAGGTAGCCTAAACTTAATGATAACTCAAGAATACTGTCTTAGTATTGTCCTTAGTATTTGAAATGAGAATTTGCATGTTAACATTCTAGTTATATCATCTGTCTAGGAATCAGGCTTGTTTGGGACTGCAGGTTTCAGTTAGACTTGCAAACAGGCTCTGCAGTCTTAACTTGCTCTCATACAATTACAGCTTTCTGAAGAGAACATGTACAGCTACAGATGATTTCTTAGGTAGTCAGATTGAGCCCCTTGTAGCTCCTTTGCGCTAGTCTGGCTCAAAGGTCTAAAgtggttattttccttttagagaTACCTATCCAAGACCATACAACATGTCTGgagtgttatttttattttcatcatgtgTTTCTATTGGAATACCCTTGCTGCTAGTTAGCTACTAGGTAGTGCAAATACTTGGGACAGAGTGATCACCCAAagttgttctgtgtttttttttatgccttttgAATCCTCCTCAAGACCCATCTGAACTAGACAGAATAGAGCCAAGTCTGTTGTTTTCCAGTTTGCAGAAAAAGGTTGTTGTTACTATGTTATCATAATTCCATCCTGATAATTAATAAGACCAAAATGTTTAAGAGCAGGTATTTATAGTCGTGTCACAAAATCTGATTAATCTGCTATACCAGTAAGTAAATGGCAAGGAAGTATCAAAGGTAACAACAGTTCATGACTCTCTGTATATATATAGGTGAGGCTATGGGTAAGCTGagctttttcagtcttctgttaTGATAATTATATCCTTCAAAGTCTAATACAGTAAGCTTGGTTTTGAGTATTAGAGAATTGTGGGTGTCATACAAGATGGTCCTCAACCTAAATTAAAACCATACAATACAGGTAGTGCACAAAATAGCATAGAAAGAATTTGCTT
The nucleotide sequence above comes from Oxyura jamaicensis isolate SHBP4307 breed ruddy duck chromosome 1, BPBGC_Ojam_1.0, whole genome shotgun sequence. Encoded proteins:
- the GPR34 gene encoding probable G-protein coupled receptor 34, which codes for MMATASAELLTILPNKKAFWSNHTHLATNASEIQNNASCFLEDDALSFALILFYSVIFVVGLAGNVIALFAFLCIHQKRNSIQVYLLNVAIADLLLIFCLPFRILYHVNNNTWMFGHILCKIVGTLFYMNMYISIVLLGLISLDRYVKITKSIKRPKMLTATQSIYICCGVWALALTGFLVVVAPSFFKSEVRNSTKCFHYRNKKNAMTEAVLNYIIVIIFWTVFFLLILSYVKIAKNLLKISRRRSNFPNAAKYTQTARNSFIVLIIFTICFVPYHIFRFVYITSQLQNPLCYWKGIIHKSNEVMLIFSSFNSCLDPVMYFLMSRSVRKTVFQLICRKIHGDSSITLESTSEIKLGQYTQERFSTTTPHSSSVKKKFDLIK